Proteins from a genomic interval of Acidobacteriota bacterium:
- a CDS encoding glycosyltransferase family 4 protein — MTDHAGRGGDRRLRVLEIETFGRGGLIHYAFNLARALAARGHGVTLLTAAAYELDDRPLPEGVALVKAIGGFTHRFGHALPSPLASMARKLEALADACAVAVRARRLRPDVVHLHCTNQVALAYITLLRLFRLPLVVTAHVVTPHEPTARLVAVHRRIHRASPTIVAHSAFDRKRLVDEAGVEEARVVVIPHGEYGFFEEPGAEVDRDDARRLIGLSPEDEAVLFFGYIREYKGLDILLEAWPAVAAARRRARLVIAGDPVQLPPSRRAELEAAASRVGALHRFEYVPFGEVTRYCAAADLLVLPYRRVSQSGVLYLALARGLPVVATRVGALAEVLRDGESALLVEPESPDALASALRRALTDAGLRRRLAEGGRAVAAEHSWPSIARLTERVFEQVATAAQPPR; from the coding sequence ATGACGGATCATGCAGGGCGCGGCGGCGATCGACGCCTGCGGGTGCTCGAGATCGAGACGTTCGGGCGCGGGGGCCTGATTCACTACGCCTTCAACCTCGCCCGCGCCCTCGCGGCACGAGGCCACGGGGTCACGCTCCTCACTGCGGCCGCCTACGAACTCGACGACCGCCCGCTGCCCGAAGGCGTCGCCCTCGTCAAGGCGATTGGCGGCTTCACCCACCGATTCGGCCACGCGTTGCCGTCGCCGCTCGCCAGCATGGCCCGAAAGCTCGAAGCACTCGCCGACGCATGCGCTGTCGCCGTCCGCGCGCGCCGTCTTCGTCCGGATGTCGTCCATCTTCACTGCACGAACCAGGTGGCCCTAGCCTACATCACCCTTCTGCGGCTCTTTCGCCTGCCGCTCGTGGTCACCGCGCACGTCGTCACGCCCCACGAGCCCACGGCCAGGCTCGTGGCCGTGCACCGCCGCATCCACCGCGCCAGCCCGACGATCGTCGCCCACTCTGCGTTCGATCGGAAGAGGCTCGTCGACGAAGCGGGCGTCGAGGAGGCGCGCGTCGTCGTCATCCCGCACGGTGAATACGGCTTCTTCGAGGAGCCCGGTGCGGAAGTCGACCGCGACGACGCCCGGCGTCTCATCGGCCTTTCGCCCGAAGACGAGGCCGTGCTCTTCTTCGGCTACATCCGCGAGTACAAGGGCCTCGACATCCTGCTCGAGGCCTGGCCGGCCGTGGCCGCCGCCAGGCGCCGCGCGCGGCTCGTGATTGCCGGCGACCCCGTGCAACTGCCGCCGTCGCGGCGTGCCGAACTCGAAGCAGCGGCGTCGCGCGTGGGCGCCCTCCACCGCTTCGAGTACGTGCCCTTCGGCGAGGTCACGCGCTACTGCGCGGCGGCCGACCTTCTCGTGCTGCCCTATCGCCGCGTCAGCCAGTCGGGCGTGCTCTACCTCGCCCTCGCGCGCGGGCTGCCCGTGGTGGCCACGCGCGTCGGCGCACTTGCCGAGGTGCTGCGTGACGGTGAGAGCGCGCTGCTCGTCGAGCCCGAATCGCCCGACGCCCTTGCCTCAGCCCTTCGACGCGCGCTCACCGACGCTGGTCTCAGGCGGCGACTGGCCGAGGGAGGCCGCGCCGTGGCCGCCGAGCATTCGTGGCCGTCGATTGCGCGGCTCACAGAACGAGTGTTCGAGCAGGTCGCGACGGCCGCACAGCCGCCGCGCTAG
- a CDS encoding amino acid adenylation domain-containing protein, giving the protein MTDSTRAADRAARLRRAIDAKRAGRASGQVDLPPRPPGAPARLGDMARGLWFLHQVDPHSPAYNLCSAFRVHGPIDLERLEQAFSTLVARHRLLRSTFRADVDGPMQVAHEPAPVTVERVVVEPGEGSQAAARKAARPFDLERGPLLRLHLVDEQGGHDPILMLVVHHMIADERSLAFIWREVADAYAGRLTDAPAPAQYDDYVHWLGQQDPSRRDADLAYWQQRLDPLPDVLRLPFERDTATGSPRGALVERRLDTAIQEGIGRLAASVGASPFTIYALAFRLLLHRYTDGQRVAFATPVSTRTHAAAAAMVGYFLNPIVVAVDLDEHDTVAGTAARFAGDLRDTIAHAAAPFDEVAVRVGARREPDRHPIFQAMFVYQEATPPPALGSAQLHPLTLDLGASKFDLTLFASEGEGGLDIGIEYRADRFDAGWMERTLDQYQTLLNELPADPGRPVADVPLLGPAEAARLAAWEQGSPLDAGTAALLPRQIVEWATKTPDAPAVVCGSDRVTYRELLADARRIARALVSHGVAQGDRVAIFLDRSVEMIAAVLGTHLTACAYVPLDPTYPEARSKHVLDDAGVAAIVTSSALAGRLPAGSWAVVAVDGMADDPVEAHHDGEVTPADVAYLLFTSGSTGRPKGVVVTHDNLRASTMARPAAYDIAPGRFLLLPSLAFDSSVAGLFWTLATGGTLVVPTDAESRDAVRLTRLIAEERVTSLLCVPSLYAHLLDVGPTHLQQLDAVIVAGERCPSPLVATHFGRLPGVRLFNEYGPTEATVWATLHEMTREDATGRVPIGRPIPGVRVEVVDTLGRRVPPGVPGHGWIDGPTVARGYWQRDDLTAERFVHAHHEDGTTSRRYRTGDRLTWTLDGDLLFLGRDDDQVKLRGFRIEPGEVEGALVAIEGIGETAVVARALSSTPARDEAAATELVAFVTRTSASPLGDWRRRLSSQLPAHLVPTRVVELPSLPRLPNGKVDRARLRALHLSDEPRAVSTELVVDAREQALVALWEGLLGRLGIGLDDNFFELGGHSLLVVQMVAAIERDLGVALPAAEVFAHPTVRGLARRLDAHGSTRVRPFEHLVVIQPSGQQTPFIMAAPHFFTAALATRFRSERPVYGLRGVGLRAEGNRGRWPTMTALAEEIVDEICDRFPDGRAILAGYSFGAWVAIEATRVMEARGLPVRRLYVIAPMPVDFVRIGPLRLRLDDLRQPLVEMSAIERVLALFRQNHPLTRGPYRRARQWLFERPWRRALSLLGTARQRLGLPLTARILQADVRAARYALHAGYEPGDIHTPTVFFNPTGTPSDAAATWRPYFRGPLVVHDTPDPHDDASVDAARTIVLQHLNDVGD; this is encoded by the coding sequence ATGACCGACTCGACCCGCGCGGCCGACCGCGCCGCACGCCTCCGGCGAGCCATCGACGCGAAGCGGGCGGGTCGAGCGTCCGGGCAGGTCGACCTCCCCCCGCGTCCGCCAGGCGCACCGGCCCGACTCGGCGACATGGCGCGCGGGCTGTGGTTCCTCCACCAGGTCGACCCGCACTCGCCAGCCTACAACCTGTGCAGTGCGTTTCGCGTGCACGGCCCGATCGACCTCGAACGACTCGAGCAGGCGTTCTCGACGCTCGTCGCGCGCCATCGCCTGCTGCGGTCGACGTTCAGGGCAGACGTGGACGGCCCGATGCAGGTCGCGCACGAGCCCGCCCCGGTCACCGTCGAGCGGGTCGTCGTCGAGCCGGGCGAGGGATCGCAGGCAGCCGCGCGCAAGGCCGCCAGGCCGTTCGACCTCGAACGCGGTCCGCTCCTCCGCCTGCACCTGGTCGACGAGCAGGGCGGTCACGACCCCATCCTCATGCTCGTCGTGCACCACATGATCGCCGATGAGCGGTCGCTCGCGTTCATCTGGCGAGAGGTGGCCGACGCCTACGCCGGGCGCCTCACCGACGCGCCTGCCCCGGCCCAGTACGACGACTACGTCCACTGGCTCGGGCAGCAGGACCCGTCGCGGCGCGACGCCGACCTCGCGTACTGGCAGCAGCGCCTCGACCCCCTCCCGGACGTTCTGCGTCTGCCCTTCGAGCGCGACACCGCCACGGGCAGCCCGCGCGGTGCCCTCGTCGAACGCCGGCTCGACACCGCCATACAGGAAGGCATCGGGCGGCTGGCGGCGTCCGTCGGCGCGTCGCCTTTCACGATCTACGCCCTCGCCTTCCGGCTGCTGCTCCACCGCTACACCGACGGCCAGCGCGTGGCCTTCGCCACGCCCGTGTCGACGCGCACGCACGCGGCGGCCGCCGCGATGGTCGGCTACTTCCTCAACCCGATCGTGGTCGCTGTCGACCTCGACGAGCACGACACGGTGGCGGGCACGGCCGCGCGGTTTGCAGGCGACCTGCGCGACACGATCGCGCATGCGGCGGCGCCGTTTGACGAGGTGGCCGTACGGGTTGGCGCCAGGCGCGAGCCCGATCGACACCCCATCTTCCAGGCGATGTTCGTCTACCAGGAAGCCACGCCGCCGCCCGCGCTCGGCAGCGCGCAGCTTCATCCGCTCACGCTCGATCTCGGCGCGTCGAAGTTCGACCTCACGCTGTTTGCGTCCGAGGGTGAGGGCGGGCTCGACATCGGCATCGAATACCGCGCCGACCGCTTCGACGCCGGCTGGATGGAACGAACGCTCGACCAGTATCAGACGCTGCTCAACGAACTCCCGGCCGATCCGGGGCGCCCGGTCGCCGACGTGCCGCTCCTCGGGCCGGCCGAGGCCGCACGGCTCGCGGCGTGGGAGCAGGGCTCGCCGCTCGACGCCGGCACGGCGGCGCTCCTGCCGCGTCAGATCGTTGAATGGGCCACGAAGACACCGGATGCCCCCGCGGTGGTCTGCGGAAGCGACCGTGTCACGTATCGCGAACTCCTCGCCGACGCGCGCCGCATCGCGCGCGCGCTCGTCTCACACGGCGTGGCGCAGGGCGACCGCGTCGCGATCTTCCTCGATCGGTCGGTCGAGATGATCGCGGCCGTGCTCGGCACCCATCTCACCGCGTGCGCCTACGTGCCGCTCGACCCGACCTACCCCGAAGCCCGCTCGAAGCACGTGCTCGACGACGCCGGCGTCGCGGCCATCGTCACGAGCTCCGCGCTGGCCGGGCGGCTCCCCGCGGGCTCGTGGGCTGTCGTGGCCGTCGACGGGATGGCCGACGACCCCGTCGAGGCACACCACGATGGCGAGGTTACGCCAGCCGACGTCGCGTACCTCCTCTTCACGTCTGGATCGACGGGCCGGCCGAAGGGGGTGGTCGTCACGCACGACAACCTGCGGGCGTCGACCATGGCGCGCCCTGCCGCGTACGACATCGCGCCCGGGCGCTTCCTGCTGCTGCCAAGCCTCGCCTTCGACAGCTCCGTGGCCGGTCTCTTCTGGACGCTCGCGACCGGCGGCACGCTCGTCGTGCCGACAGACGCCGAATCGCGGGACGCGGTGCGCCTGACGCGCCTCATCGCCGAAGAACGCGTCACGAGCCTGCTCTGCGTCCCCTCCCTCTACGCACACCTGCTCGATGTCGGCCCGACCCACCTGCAGCAACTCGACGCCGTCATCGTCGCCGGCGAACGCTGCCCGTCGCCACTCGTCGCGACGCACTTCGGCCGGCTGCCCGGCGTGCGGCTCTTCAACGAGTACGGGCCGACGGAGGCCACCGTGTGGGCCACGCTGCACGAGATGACGCGCGAGGACGCGACAGGCCGGGTCCCAATAGGCCGGCCAATCCCTGGCGTCCGCGTCGAGGTCGTCGACACCCTGGGCCGTCGCGTGCCGCCCGGCGTGCCGGGCCACGGGTGGATTGACGGCCCAACCGTCGCCCGCGGCTACTGGCAGCGCGACGACCTCACGGCGGAACGCTTCGTCCACGCCCACCACGAAGACGGCACCACGAGCCGGCGCTACCGCACCGGCGACCGGCTCACCTGGACGCTCGACGGCGACCTGCTCTTTCTCGGACGCGACGACGATCAGGTCAAGCTGCGAGGCTTCCGCATCGAACCCGGCGAGGTCGAAGGGGCGCTCGTCGCGATCGAGGGCATCGGCGAGACGGCGGTCGTCGCACGCGCACTCTCGTCGACGCCTGCCAGAGACGAGGCGGCGGCCACCGAACTCGTGGCGTTCGTCACGCGGACGTCCGCATCGCCGCTCGGCGACTGGCGTCGACGGCTGTCGTCGCAGTTGCCTGCCCACCTCGTGCCGACGCGTGTCGTCGAATTGCCGTCGCTGCCCCGCCTGCCGAACGGCAAAGTCGATCGGGCCCGCCTCCGCGCGCTGCACCTCTCAGACGAGCCGCGTGCGGTGTCGACCGAACTCGTCGTCGACGCGCGCGAGCAGGCGCTCGTGGCGCTCTGGGAGGGCCTGCTCGGCCGCCTCGGCATCGGTCTCGACGACAACTTCTTCGAGCTCGGCGGCCACTCGCTGCTCGTCGTGCAGATGGTGGCGGCCATCGAACGCGACCTCGGCGTCGCCCTGCCTGCCGCCGAGGTCTTCGCGCACCCCACGGTGCGCGGTCTCGCCCGACGGCTCGACGCGCACGGCAGCACACGCGTCCGCCCGTTCGAGCACCTCGTCGTCATTCAGCCCTCCGGGCAGCAGACGCCGTTCATCATGGCAGCCCCGCACTTCTTCACGGCGGCGCTCGCCACGAGGTTCCGCAGCGAACGACCCGTCTACGGTCTGCGAGGCGTTGGATTGCGCGCCGAAGGCAACCGCGGCCGCTGGCCCACGATGACGGCCCTCGCCGAAGAGATCGTCGACGAGATCTGCGACCGCTTTCCCGACGGCCGCGCGATCCTCGCCGGCTACTCCTTTGGCGCGTGGGTGGCCATCGAAGCCACGCGCGTCATGGAGGCGCGCGGCCTGCCGGTCAGGCGGCTGTACGTCATCGCTCCGATGCCGGTCGACTTCGTCCGAATCGGCCCGCTGCGCCTTCGCCTCGACGACCTGCGCCAGCCGCTCGTCGAGATGTCGGCCATCGAGCGGGTGCTGGCTCTGTTCCGGCAGAATCACCCGCTGACGCGCGGCCCCTACCGCCGCGCGCGGCAGTGGCTCTTCGAGCGCCCGTGGCGTCGGGCGCTGAGCCTGCTCGGCACGGCACGGCAGCGCCTCGGCCTGCCGCTCACGGCGCGCATCCTGCAGGCCGACGTCCGCGCGGCACGGTACGCGCTGCACGCCGGCTACGAACCCGGCGACATCCACACGCCCACGGTGTTCTTCAACCCCACAGGCACGCCATCGGACGCCGCGGCGACGTGGCGGCCCTACTTCCGCGGGCCCCTCGTGGTACACGACACGCCCGATCCGCACGACGACGCGTCGGTCGACGCGGCGCGGACGATCGTGCTTCAGCACTTGAACGATGTCGGCGACTGA
- a CDS encoding oligosaccharide flippase family protein, with the protein MDTTRRVATGAGWLYAYRWAERLLDFLSIAVLARLLAPDDFGLVAIAASLVVIVEGLSAFDVDRAIIRSRDDDRALYDTGWTLSTLRGVLASLAMLGVSVFVTDTRLASALQVLAICPLVNGLRNPTFVAFERQLIYSKLAALTLVAKLLSVGAMLGVALATRNFWALVVGQLVYVASGAVLSYVWRPYRPRWSLARFAALFGFSGWLSLTSVVTALSMETDKIIVGWLLGVRDAGLYFMVQRVGVLPTQELLSPLQRLLFPALSELAADAARMRRAVAESMNVVGTLGLAASVGFAVVADEFVTIALGTTWTPIVPLLVVFVPYLGVRSTLSVALPCVLALGRTQLLFWVSFVYALVHLPAFIAGTALFGLPGAVGSIIAAGVLYTGLNAWMLRATVGLTTGDLFAQLRRPVIAAAVMAGALVGLTLVTPLGDVGRVGPGVSLPAKALVGAIVFCASQYAIWRLEGRPAGIERRIGALVGR; encoded by the coding sequence ATGGACACCACCCGTCGCGTGGCGACCGGCGCCGGGTGGCTCTATGCCTACCGCTGGGCCGAACGCCTGCTCGACTTCCTGTCGATTGCGGTGCTCGCGCGGCTGCTCGCGCCCGACGACTTCGGCCTCGTCGCCATTGCCGCCTCGCTCGTCGTCATCGTCGAAGGGCTGAGCGCCTTCGATGTCGACCGGGCCATCATCAGGTCGCGCGACGACGACCGCGCGCTCTACGACACGGGATGGACGCTCTCGACGCTTCGCGGCGTGCTCGCCTCGCTCGCGATGCTCGGTGTCTCGGTGTTCGTCACCGACACGCGCCTCGCCTCGGCGCTGCAGGTGCTCGCCATCTGCCCGCTCGTCAACGGCCTGCGCAACCCCACGTTCGTGGCCTTCGAACGTCAGCTCATCTACTCGAAGCTCGCGGCGCTCACGCTCGTCGCGAAGCTGCTCTCGGTCGGCGCCATGCTCGGCGTGGCCCTCGCCACGCGCAACTTCTGGGCGCTCGTCGTGGGCCAGCTCGTCTACGTCGCATCGGGCGCGGTGCTCAGCTACGTGTGGCGACCGTATCGTCCGAGGTGGTCCCTCGCGCGGTTCGCGGCGCTCTTCGGCTTCAGCGGCTGGCTCTCGCTCACGAGCGTCGTGACGGCGCTCTCGATGGAAACCGACAAGATCATCGTCGGATGGCTGCTCGGCGTGCGCGATGCCGGGCTCTACTTCATGGTCCAGCGGGTGGGCGTGCTGCCGACGCAGGAGCTGCTGAGCCCGCTGCAGCGGCTGCTCTTCCCCGCCCTGAGCGAGCTCGCAGCCGACGCCGCGCGCATGCGGCGCGCCGTCGCGGAGTCAATGAACGTCGTCGGTACCCTTGGCCTTGCGGCAAGCGTTGGCTTCGCCGTCGTCGCCGACGAGTTCGTCACGATCGCGCTTGGCACGACCTGGACGCCGATCGTGCCGCTGCTCGTCGTCTTCGTGCCCTATCTGGGCGTGCGGTCGACGCTTTCGGTGGCTCTCCCCTGCGTGCTCGCGCTCGGGCGAACGCAGCTGCTCTTCTGGGTGAGCTTCGTCTATGCGCTCGTGCACCTGCCGGCGTTCATCGCCGGCACCGCGCTCTTCGGGCTCCCGGGCGCCGTCGGCAGCATCATCGCCGCCGGCGTGCTCTACACGGGTCTCAACGCGTGGATGCTGCGGGCCACCGTCGGCCTGACGACCGGGGACCTCTTCGCGCAACTCCGGCGACCGGTCATCGCCGCGGCGGTCATGGCAGGCGCCCTCGTGGGGCTCACCCTGGTGACGCCGCTCGGCGACGTCGGCAGGGTGGGGCCTGGCGTCTCGCTCCCGGCCAAGGCCCTCGTGGGTGCGATCGTCTTCTGCGCGAGCCAGTACGCGATCTGGCGGCTCGAGGGCAGACCCGCGGGCATCGAGCGGCGGATTGGCGCGCTCGTCGGTCGCTAG
- a CDS encoding glycosyltransferase family 2 protein: protein MSARPRISVVIPVFNRAPYLRACLDALAAQRDAPGPSQVVVVDNGSTDDSRSILSGYPDVLVLEEPTPGAYAARNCGLRRALAPIVAFTDADCVASPVWLRAIDDGFRDPSVGIAIGAVWYQERASIPLRLLGAYENAKAEYVTRRDTPAHRFAYGNNMAVRASVFEEVGPFSEWPRAADTELVHRLGRRRPDMQVAFLPGMQVTHLEFLRARDRLRRLSLYTSTNSRIEGFRELSVLDRLRIAASLLARRAGSSRR, encoded by the coding sequence ATGAGCGCTCGTCCCCGCATCTCCGTCGTCATCCCGGTCTTCAATCGCGCACCCTATCTGCGTGCGTGCCTCGACGCGCTTGCCGCACAGCGCGACGCACCCGGCCCGAGCCAGGTCGTCGTCGTCGACAACGGGTCGACCGACGACTCGCGATCGATCCTGTCCGGCTATCCCGACGTCCTGGTCCTCGAGGAACCGACGCCCGGGGCCTACGCGGCCCGCAACTGCGGCCTCCGGCGCGCGCTGGCGCCCATCGTCGCCTTCACCGACGCCGACTGCGTCGCATCGCCCGTCTGGTTGCGCGCCATCGACGACGGCTTTCGCGACCCGTCTGTCGGCATCGCGATTGGCGCGGTCTGGTACCAGGAGCGCGCGTCGATCCCGCTTCGTCTGCTTGGCGCCTACGAGAACGCCAAGGCCGAGTACGTGACGCGACGCGACACGCCGGCCCATCGATTCGCATACGGAAACAACATGGCGGTGCGCGCGTCGGTGTTCGAGGAGGTCGGGCCCTTCAGCGAGTGGCCGCGCGCGGCCGACACCGAGCTCGTGCACCGGCTCGGCAGGCGGCGGCCCGACATGCAGGTGGCCTTCCTGCCGGGGATGCAGGTGACACACCTCGAGTTCCTGCGTGCGCGCGACCGGCTCCGACGCCTCTCGCTCTACACCAGCACCAACTCGCGGATTGAGGGGTTCCGCGAGCTGAGCGTGCTCGATCGCCTGCGCATCGCCGCATCGCTGCTCGCCCGACGAGCGGGGTCGTCACGACGCTGA